The following coding sequences are from one Raphanus sativus cultivar WK10039 unplaced genomic scaffold, ASM80110v3 Scaffold0096, whole genome shotgun sequence window:
- the LOC130501091 gene encoding protein RISC-INTERACTING CLEARING 3'-5' EXORIBONUCLEASE 1-like: MANFDGPGFSMVDKSWIQTKAIDVEPSTDISPYLSRILEDTVWNGNRAIVFDVYWDVESVHTKSTRRLSSVKLSTKNFCLFLRLPNQFSDSLKDLYRFFASKFVTFVGVQIQEDLVLLKENHGIVIRSSLEIGKLAAVARGTPIVEFLGTRELAHKILSCDMTRLDSFQSKWDEAGVELSLRLKEA; this comes from the coding sequence ATGGCCAACTTCGATGGTCCAGGATTCTCAATGGTTGATAAATCTTGGATCCAGACCAAAGCCATTGACGTTGAACCCTCAACCGACATCTCCCCTTACCTTTCCCGCATCCTAGAAGACACCGTCTGGAACGGAAACAGAGCCATCGTCTTCGACGTCTACTGGGACGTCGAGTCCGTTCACACAAAGTCCACGCGGCGTCTTTCCTCGGTGAAGCTAAGCACAAAGAACTTCTGTCTCTTCCTCCGTCTACCAAACCAGTTTAGCGACAGCCTCAAGGATCTCTACCGCTTCTTTGCTTCCAAGTTCGTCACATTCGTCGGCGTCCAGATCCAAGAAGACCTTGTTCTGCTCAAAGAGAATCACGGGATTGTGATCAGAAGCTCTCTGGAGATTGGGAAGTTAGCTGCTGTGGCTAGAGGAACTCCTATCGTTGAGTTTCTTGGGACTAGAGAGTTGGCTCATAAGATACTTTCGTGTGACATGACTAGACTTGATTCGTTTCAGTCTAAGTGGGATGAAGCTGGTGTTGAATTAAGCTTAAGACTTAAAGAAGCTTGA